From one Streptomyces mobaraensis genomic stretch:
- a CDS encoding LOG family protein translates to MVNSDGARTRREQRRGPVLRRHGQMQQGTTDQHLLDTRGTADWVHEDPFRVLRIQSEFVEGFGALAELPPAISVFGSARTRRDSPEYEAATAIGRGLVEAGFAVITGGGPGAMEAANKGAMEAGGVSVGLGIELPFEQGINPYVNLGVDFRYFFVRKTMFVKYASGFVVLPGGLGTLDELFEALTLVQTKKVTRFPIVLFGSEYWRGLVRWIEDTLVAEGKVGAHDLQLFHVTDDVEEAITLVTKEAGA, encoded by the coding sequence ATGGTCAATTCCGACGGGGCGCGTACGCGGCGGGAGCAGCGCCGGGGGCCGGTGCTGCGACGCCATGGGCAGATGCAGCAGGGCACCACGGACCAGCATCTGCTGGACACCCGGGGGACGGCGGACTGGGTGCACGAGGACCCGTTCCGGGTGCTGCGCATCCAGTCCGAGTTCGTCGAGGGCTTCGGCGCCCTCGCCGAACTGCCCCCGGCGATCAGTGTGTTCGGTTCCGCCCGGACCCGGCGGGACTCGCCGGAGTACGAGGCCGCGACCGCGATCGGCCGGGGCCTGGTCGAGGCCGGCTTCGCCGTGATCACCGGCGGCGGGCCCGGCGCGATGGAGGCGGCGAACAAGGGCGCGATGGAGGCGGGCGGCGTCTCCGTCGGCCTCGGCATCGAGCTGCCCTTCGAGCAGGGCATCAACCCCTATGTGAACCTCGGGGTCGACTTCCGCTACTTCTTCGTCCGCAAGACGATGTTCGTGAAGTACGCCAGCGGCTTCGTGGTGCTGCCGGGCGGGCTGGGGACGCTGGACGAGCTGTTCGAGGCGCTCACCCTGGTGCAGACGAAGAAGGTGACGCGGTTCCCGATCGTCCTCTTCGGCTCGGAGTACTGGCGCGGGCTGGTGCGGTGGATCGAGGACACCTTGGTGGCGGAGGGCAAGGTGGGGGCGCACGACCTCCAGTT